One genomic segment of Mycobacteriales bacterium includes these proteins:
- the trxA gene encoding thioredoxin: protein MGASTKTVTDATFATDVLQSDKPVLVDFWAEWCGPCKMVAPVLDEIAAENADKITVVKVNIDENPQVTRDYKILSIPTMSVFRNGQIVKTIVGAKPKSALLRDLEGIV, encoded by the coding sequence GTGGGCGCCTCGACCAAGACCGTGACCGACGCGACGTTCGCGACCGACGTGCTGCAGAGCGACAAGCCGGTGCTCGTCGACTTCTGGGCCGAGTGGTGCGGGCCGTGCAAGATGGTCGCCCCGGTGCTGGACGAGATCGCCGCGGAGAACGCCGACAAGATCACCGTCGTCAAGGTGAACATCGACGAGAACCCGCAGGTCACCCGCGACTACAAGATCCTCTCGATCCCCACGATGTCGGTGTTCCGGAACGGCCAGATCGTCAAGACGATCGTCGGTGCCAAGCCGAAGAGCGCGCTGCTGCGCGACCTCGAGGGCATCGTCTAG
- the trxB gene encoding thioredoxin-disulfide reductase, whose product MTVLRAVEGQDVSEIREVVIIGSGPAGLTAALYTARADLKPLVIEGIGAGGQLMLTTEVENFPGFPQGIMGPELMDNMRKQAERFGAEFVTDDVTRVDLTGDVKRVWVADTEYAAHAAIISTGARANWLGLPNEQRLVGRGASSCATCDGFFFRDQDIVVVGGGDSAMEEATFLTKFAKSVTVVHRRDTLRASKVMQARALANEKIRFAWNSAVTDVLGESSVEGVELTSTVDGAKTTLPVTGLFVAIGHTPNTDLFTGQVDLDAEGYIRVDSPSTRTNLPGVFACGDVVDHTYRQAITAAGTGCAAALDAERYLAALESPSVEVQPVAQ is encoded by the coding sequence ATGACCGTTCTACGGGCCGTCGAAGGGCAGGACGTGAGCGAGATCCGGGAAGTCGTCATCATCGGCTCGGGACCGGCGGGGCTGACCGCCGCGCTCTACACCGCGCGCGCCGACCTCAAGCCGCTCGTCATCGAGGGCATCGGCGCCGGCGGGCAGCTCATGCTGACCACCGAGGTCGAGAACTTCCCCGGGTTCCCGCAGGGGATCATGGGCCCCGAGCTGATGGACAACATGCGCAAGCAGGCCGAACGCTTCGGCGCCGAGTTCGTCACCGACGACGTCACCCGCGTCGACCTCACCGGCGACGTCAAGCGCGTCTGGGTCGCGGACACCGAGTACGCCGCGCACGCCGCGATCATCTCCACCGGCGCCCGCGCCAACTGGCTCGGCCTCCCCAACGAGCAGCGGCTCGTCGGCCGCGGCGCCTCGTCCTGCGCCACCTGCGACGGGTTCTTCTTCCGCGACCAGGACATCGTGGTCGTCGGCGGCGGCGACTCCGCGATGGAGGAGGCGACGTTCCTCACCAAGTTCGCGAAGTCGGTCACCGTCGTGCACCGCCGCGACACGCTCCGCGCGTCGAAGGTGATGCAGGCCCGCGCCCTGGCGAACGAGAAGATCCGCTTCGCCTGGAACTCCGCCGTCACCGACGTGCTCGGCGAGTCCTCCGTCGAGGGCGTCGAGCTCACCTCGACCGTCGACGGCGCGAAGACGACGCTGCCGGTCACCGGCCTGTTCGTCGCGATCGGCCACACCCCGAACACCGACCTGTTCACCGGCCAGGTCGACCTCGACGCCGAGGGGTACATCCGCGTCGACTCGCCGTCGACGCGCACCAACCTGCCCGGCGTCTTCGCCTGCGGCGACGTGGTCGATCACACCTACCGGCAGGCGATCACCGCCGCCGGCACCGGCTGCGCGGCCGCGCTCGACGCGGAGCGGTACCTCGCGGCGTTGGAGTCGCCGTCAGTCGAGGTCCAGCCGGTCGCGCAGTAG
- a CDS encoding zf-HC2 domain-containing protein, translated as MTEQHVPIEDLAAYAAGDLDAPAAVAVEAHVLLCAGCRADVDAINATAAALASVPPAPMPAEVAARVDAALAAVAPAAPVGTVLPMRRRRPSWEGIAAVAAVVLLVGGIAIGGMVQRRPVDGKAASAPGSNEERDAVAGSGSTGTRRLASGLDYTRANLAGTLAKALGGATAPAPVQLDSNAGTTGGAAPSAAPQSASEEVLTGGTSYSQPKADRLLSLQAEPARLAACLRDLGPGQVPLVVDFARWAGKPAVVIAFAHVSANGTVSNKVDVWVAGPGCGSVPGGDVLDFQRIDRPPL; from the coding sequence ATGACCGAGCAGCACGTGCCGATCGAGGACCTGGCGGCGTACGCCGCGGGCGACCTCGACGCGCCCGCCGCCGTCGCCGTCGAGGCGCACGTCCTGCTCTGCGCCGGGTGCCGGGCCGACGTCGACGCGATCAACGCCACCGCCGCCGCGCTGGCGAGCGTCCCGCCGGCGCCGATGCCGGCCGAGGTCGCCGCGCGGGTCGACGCCGCGCTCGCCGCCGTCGCGCCCGCCGCCCCCGTGGGCACCGTGCTGCCGATGCGCCGCAGGCGGCCGTCGTGGGAGGGCATCGCCGCCGTCGCCGCGGTCGTCCTGCTCGTCGGCGGCATCGCGATCGGCGGGATGGTCCAGCGGCGCCCCGTCGACGGCAAGGCGGCGTCCGCGCCGGGGAGCAACGAGGAGCGGGACGCGGTCGCCGGCAGCGGCAGCACCGGGACGCGCCGCCTCGCCTCCGGCCTCGACTACACCCGCGCGAACCTCGCCGGCACCCTCGCCAAGGCGCTCGGCGGCGCCACGGCGCCCGCGCCGGTGCAGCTCGACTCGAACGCCGGGACCACCGGCGGCGCGGCACCGAGCGCGGCCCCCCAGTCGGCGTCGGAGGAGGTGCTCACCGGCGGCACGTCGTACAGCCAGCCCAAGGCCGACCGGCTCCTGTCGCTCCAGGCCGAGCCCGCGCGGCTCGCCGCCTGCCTGCGCGACCTCGGCCCCGGGCAGGTGCCGCTCGTCGTCGACTTCGCGCGCTGGGCCGGCAAGCCCGCGGTCGTCATCGCGTTCGCGCACGTCTCCGCCAACGGCACCGTCTCGAACAAGGTCGACGTCTGGGTCGCCGGCCCCGGCTGCGGCAGCGTCCCCGGCGGCGACGTGCTCGACTTCCAGCGGATCGACCGGCCGCCGCTCTAG
- the sigM gene encoding RNA polymerase sigma factor SigM has product MLEDLSDPELLARHADGDRAAFGVLVARHRDRAWAVALRTLGDPTDAADAVQEAFVKAYRTAGSFRGDALFTTWLHRIVVNSCLDLMRRSRARPASSLDETAAAIADSADPVSRIDLGHDVVAALQRLSAEQRVAIVLVDLEGYTVEEAAAVLDVPTGTVKSRCHRGRVQLATLLGHLRPGRGTEPAPVASDPGSEPPEQRRP; this is encoded by the coding sequence ATGCTCGAGGACCTCTCCGACCCGGAGCTGCTCGCGCGGCACGCCGACGGCGACCGCGCGGCGTTCGGTGTCCTCGTCGCCCGGCACCGCGACCGCGCGTGGGCGGTGGCGCTGCGCACGCTCGGCGACCCGACGGACGCGGCGGACGCGGTGCAGGAGGCGTTCGTCAAGGCGTACCGGACGGCGGGGTCGTTCCGCGGCGACGCGCTGTTCACGACCTGGCTGCACCGGATCGTCGTCAACTCCTGCCTCGACCTGATGCGCCGGTCCAGGGCGCGGCCCGCGAGCTCGCTGGACGAGACCGCCGCGGCCATCGCCGACTCCGCCGACCCGGTCTCCCGCATCGACCTCGGCCACGACGTCGTGGCGGCGTTGCAACGGCTCTCGGCCGAGCAACGCGTGGCGATCGTGCTGGTGGACCTGGAGGGGTACACCGTGGAGGAGGCGGCCGCGGTCCTCGACGTGCCCACCGGCACCGTCAAGAGCCGCTGCCACCGCGGGCGGGTGCAGCTCGCGACCCTCCTCGGCCACCTACGGCCGGGCCGGGGAACCGAGCCCGCGCCCGTCGCGTCCGACCCAGGCAGCGAACCACCCGAGCAGAGGCGGCCATGA
- a CDS encoding protein kinase family protein: MTEQLTAAPDTLLAGRYRLQRPVSVRATTTTWRGLDQVLARPVAVKILDHAERLAGGTAAFLDAAVAAGRLTHPRIASVLDAAEEGGLTYVVAEWVEGDALVDLLRDGPLPAPRATTIAAQVAETVAYAHSRGVFHLGLSAHDVLVCSDGAIKVTDFELAAASRPKDAPPLPDADLPKELRDTRAVAALLYACLTGRSVDGVDPELPLAPQRDGRLCAPRQVRAGVPREVDLVVVRTLLPDLARKAEPIRTPADLVTALAPLPGEGGGSVARPLLPDDPPVPRPPRRLLRYGLPAVLVAGAGVVSLLAGLAIGRVPGQVTKLPGLGTGASAQPQESAAPGTPIAPKAVRDFDPQGDAEENSNEVALAYNGDPTDAWHTTTYYNNPAFGGLKSGVGLLVDFGRPTAFDRVVVAFAQPGESVELRATDAVPGDANNLPVVASAADVKVPVTLRPQRGTTARYWLVWITKLVRQSDGKFSAGVAELGFFR; encoded by the coding sequence GTGACCGAGCAGCTGACGGCGGCGCCCGACACGCTGCTCGCGGGCCGCTACCGGCTGCAACGCCCGGTGTCCGTGCGGGCGACGACGACGACGTGGCGCGGGCTGGACCAGGTGCTCGCCCGCCCGGTCGCGGTCAAGATCCTCGACCATGCCGAACGACTCGCCGGGGGGACGGCGGCGTTCCTCGACGCGGCGGTCGCGGCGGGTCGGCTGACGCACCCGCGCATCGCCAGCGTCCTGGACGCGGCGGAGGAGGGCGGGCTCACCTACGTCGTCGCCGAGTGGGTGGAGGGCGACGCGCTGGTGGACCTGCTGCGCGACGGCCCGCTGCCGGCGCCGCGCGCGACGACGATCGCGGCGCAGGTGGCGGAGACGGTGGCGTACGCGCACTCGCGCGGCGTGTTCCACCTGGGGCTGTCGGCGCACGACGTGCTGGTCTGCTCGGACGGCGCGATCAAGGTGACCGACTTCGAGCTGGCGGCGGCGAGCCGGCCGAAGGACGCGCCGCCGCTGCCGGACGCGGACCTGCCGAAGGAGCTGCGGGACACCCGCGCGGTCGCGGCGCTGCTCTACGCCTGCCTCACCGGGCGTTCGGTGGACGGGGTGGACCCGGAGCTGCCGCTCGCGCCGCAGCGGGACGGGCGGCTCTGCGCGCCGCGCCAGGTGCGGGCCGGCGTGCCACGCGAGGTCGACCTGGTCGTGGTCCGCACGCTGCTGCCGGACCTGGCCCGCAAGGCCGAGCCGATCCGGACGCCCGCGGACCTGGTGACCGCGCTGGCGCCGCTGCCCGGCGAGGGCGGCGGGTCGGTGGCGCGGCCGTTGCTGCCGGACGACCCGCCGGTGCCGCGCCCGCCCCGGCGGCTGCTGCGCTACGGCCTGCCGGCGGTGCTCGTCGCGGGCGCCGGCGTCGTCAGCCTGCTCGCCGGCCTCGCCATCGGCCGGGTGCCGGGCCAGGTCACGAAGCTGCCCGGCCTCGGCACCGGCGCCTCCGCGCAGCCGCAGGAGAGCGCCGCGCCCGGCACGCCGATCGCGCCGAAGGCGGTGCGCGACTTCGACCCGCAGGGCGACGCGGAGGAGAACTCCAACGAGGTCGCGCTCGCCTACAACGGCGACCCGACGGACGCCTGGCACACGACGACGTACTACAACAACCCGGCGTTCGGCGGCCTCAAGTCCGGCGTCGGGCTGCTCGTGGACTTCGGCAGGCCGACGGCGTTCGACCGGGTGGTGGTGGCGTTCGCGCAGCCGGGCGAGTCGGTCGAGCTGCGCGCCACGGACGCCGTGCCCGGCGACGCCAACAACCTCCCGGTCGTCGCGAGCGCCGCCGACGTCAAGGTGCCGGTGACCCTGCGGCCGCAGCGCGGCACCACCGCGCGGTACTGGCTGGTCTGGATCACCAAGCTGGTGCGGCAGAGCGACGGGAAGTTCAGCGCCGGCGTCGCCGAGCTCGGCTTCTTCCGCTGA
- a CDS encoding NlpC/P60 family protein → MSVRHPGLRRALTRPAAALAALTVATSALLVAGTAAPAAAQATTSLVITPYRSQRTVGQVQEWIATLSTGSTRLPGKQIVFYVRPTTTTTWTKYETKTTNSNGQIGMSFPVRRSTYVLAKFLGTTDYAGSKSGGALVTAVDPIGVRAVREASTHQGKPYQWGAAGPSRFDCSGFTLYVWSRLGKSLPHNSRQQYGVVRHIAKSSMQVGDLVFIYNSSGIYHVGIYAGSNTMWHSPHSGDVVKRSTIYTSSYYVGRVA, encoded by the coding sequence ATGTCCGTGCGCCATCCCGGGCTGCGCCGTGCCCTCACCCGGCCCGCCGCCGCCCTCGCCGCGCTCACCGTCGCCACCTCGGCCCTCCTCGTCGCGGGCACCGCCGCGCCGGCGGCGGCCCAGGCGACGACCTCGCTCGTCATCACGCCGTACCGCTCGCAGCGCACCGTCGGCCAGGTCCAGGAGTGGATCGCGACGCTGTCGACCGGCAGCACCCGCCTCCCCGGCAAGCAGATCGTCTTCTACGTCCGCCCGACGACGACCACGACGTGGACGAAGTACGAGACGAAGACGACGAACAGCAACGGCCAGATCGGCATGTCGTTCCCGGTGCGCCGGTCGACGTACGTGCTGGCGAAGTTCCTCGGCACGACCGACTACGCCGGCAGCAAGAGCGGCGGTGCGCTGGTGACGGCGGTCGACCCGATCGGCGTGCGCGCGGTGCGCGAGGCGTCGACGCACCAGGGCAAGCCGTACCAGTGGGGTGCGGCGGGGCCGAGCAGGTTCGACTGCTCCGGCTTCACGCTCTACGTCTGGTCGCGCCTCGGGAAGTCGCTGCCGCACAACTCGCGCCAGCAGTACGGCGTGGTCCGGCACATCGCGAAGTCCTCGATGCAGGTCGGCGACCTGGTCTTCATCTACAACTCGTCCGGCATCTACCACGTCGGCATCTACGCGGGCAGCAACACGATGTGGCACTCGCCGCACTCCGGTGACGTCGTGAAGCGCTCGACGATCTACACGAGCAGCTACTACGTCGGCCGCGTGGCCTGA
- a CDS encoding peptidoglycan-binding domain-containing protein, with protein sequence MRSRLLAALLCLPLSLVPSVAWADAHIGQQSAHKSGPDNTTPYWANNSLTGYCGQTDGGYVVAVQLFLQTYNTYTAPIDGKWGPQSHDALARYQANTGRLQHDGCAGPDTWYDMQRRTKYLATSTECYRNPGDLNVYAFRGGSGRVSYYDRSTWSGYWYADTYFHSVASPAAEHLYRFSDDLHAYC encoded by the coding sequence ATGCGCTCGCGCCTGCTCGCCGCGCTGCTCTGCCTGCCGCTGTCGCTCGTGCCGTCCGTCGCGTGGGCCGACGCCCACATCGGGCAGCAGAGCGCGCACAAGAGCGGCCCGGACAACACCACGCCGTACTGGGCGAACAACAGCCTCACCGGCTACTGCGGCCAGACCGACGGCGGTTACGTCGTCGCCGTCCAGCTCTTCCTCCAGACGTACAACACGTACACGGCGCCGATCGACGGGAAGTGGGGGCCGCAGTCCCACGACGCGCTGGCGCGCTACCAGGCGAACACCGGCCGGCTCCAGCACGACGGCTGCGCCGGCCCGGACACCTGGTACGACATGCAGCGCCGCACGAAGTACCTGGCGACGAGCACCGAGTGCTACCGCAACCCGGGCGACCTCAACGTGTACGCCTTCAGGGGCGGCAGCGGCCGCGTCTCCTACTACGACCGCTCGACGTGGAGCGGTTACTGGTACGCCGACACCTACTTCCACTCGGTGGCGTCACCGGCGGCGGAGCACCTGTACCGGTTCAGCGACGACCTGCACGCCTACTGCTGA
- a CDS encoding C40 family peptidase, with amino-acid sequence MSPRLVRRATALVAALAVALAPATAAHASPGLDAAKRKAAALRKAVDALELQAATAVEDYDAAQDELARAVSARLEAQAAVDRAQQVADADGDAYAARVRSLYMTGGALTLYASLLESHDLHDAFGRLANVDSVLRADGVTVAGDDHAVEAARAAAARLREVALRQTRLERRVADAARRVEAALGKQKSLLAAATADVRRIAEEDRRRAEEAAARAFAARLAAARAAASAAASAAARQGAVVEGPALASLSGDTTQPPNDVAARAIAAARTQLGKPYEWGAVGPDTFDCSGLTGWAYRQAGLSLPRTSRQQWFAGAHPDLGALLPGDLLFWGSNPANPQSIHHVALYVGGGMMIAAPHTGAVVRVQPVYLNDFFGVTRPTAPAAAKPPQS; translated from the coding sequence GTGAGCCCCCGGCTCGTCCGGCGCGCGACCGCCCTCGTCGCCGCCCTCGCCGTCGCGCTCGCGCCGGCGACGGCCGCCCACGCGTCCCCCGGCCTCGACGCCGCCAAGCGCAAGGCGGCGGCGTTGCGCAAGGCCGTCGACGCGCTGGAGCTCCAGGCCGCCACCGCCGTCGAGGACTACGACGCCGCGCAGGACGAGCTCGCCCGCGCCGTCTCCGCCCGCCTCGAGGCGCAGGCCGCCGTCGACCGCGCGCAGCAGGTCGCCGACGCCGACGGCGACGCGTACGCCGCCCGCGTCCGCTCCCTCTACATGACCGGCGGCGCGCTCACCCTCTACGCCTCGCTGCTCGAGTCGCACGACCTGCACGACGCGTTCGGCCGGCTCGCCAACGTCGACTCCGTCCTGCGCGCCGACGGCGTCACCGTCGCCGGCGACGACCACGCCGTCGAGGCCGCCCGCGCCGCCGCCGCGCGGCTGCGCGAGGTCGCGCTGCGTCAGACCCGCCTCGAACGTCGCGTCGCCGACGCCGCCCGCCGCGTCGAGGCCGCGCTCGGCAAGCAGAAGTCGCTGCTCGCCGCCGCCACCGCCGACGTCCGGCGCATCGCCGAGGAGGACCGCCGCCGCGCCGAGGAGGCCGCCGCCCGCGCGTTCGCCGCGCGCCTGGCCGCCGCCCGCGCCGCCGCGTCCGCCGCCGCGTCCGCCGCCGCCCGCCAGGGTGCGGTCGTCGAGGGGCCGGCGCTCGCGTCGCTGTCCGGCGACACCACCCAGCCGCCCAACGACGTCGCCGCCCGCGCCATCGCCGCCGCCCGCACGCAGCTCGGCAAGCCGTACGAGTGGGGCGCCGTCGGCCCCGACACGTTCGACTGCTCCGGGCTCACCGGGTGGGCGTACCGGCAGGCCGGCCTGTCGCTACCGCGCACCTCGCGGCAGCAGTGGTTCGCCGGCGCGCACCCGGACCTCGGGGCGTTGCTGCCGGGCGACCTGCTGTTCTGGGGCTCGAACCCGGCCAACCCGCAGTCGATCCACCACGTCGCGCTCTACGTCGGCGGCGGCATGATGATCGCCGCCCCGCACACCGGCGCCGTCGTCCGCGTGCAGCCGGTCTACCTGAACGACTTCTTCGGCGTGACGCGGCCGACCGCGCCGGCCGCCGCGAAGCCGCCTCAGTCGTAG